CCCGACCGGGATCATCATGTATGAGCTCACCATGCTCTTTGCCATTCTGGGCGCCATCGTGGGCATGTTCCTGGAAATGAAGCTCCCCCCCCGGGACGAGCGGGTCTATGACCCGGCGATCGGCGAGGGTTCCATCGGGATCAGCGTCACGGTGGACTCCCGGGAACAGATGAGCAGGGCCGGGAAGCTCATGGAGGCTGCCGGCGCTCTCACGATCAGGCATTGATGGTCGGTAGCCCTGGCTGATACAAGGAGCGAACGGGGAATATCGTTCTTGAGGATGGAGGCACTTCAACGATGAGGCTTAACGCAAAACTGATCATTCTCGCTGCCGTACCCTTGATGATGGCGGCTATCTGGATGGATGATCAGCAATCCTACAAGCCGTACAAAGCGCCGGTCCTTTCGCCGCCCGCCGGAGCCGTTCCCGTTACGGGCAGGGAGACCGTTACGCAGGCATCGGAGCCCAGGAATCCCATGCCGGCCACGGACGCGTCGGTGGCGCAGGGGAAAGCGCTTTTCGACATAAATTGCGCCATGTGCCATGGCCAGACCTCGGCAGAGCGCGGACCCGTCGGTAAAAAACTTGTTCCTCCCCCGCCCGGCCTCGACCATGACATGGTGAAGGGCCTGAGCGACTCCACGATCTTCAAGGCCATCACCTTCGGTTTCGGACGCATGCCCGTATTTCAGAACAAGCTCACACCCCAGGAACGATGGGATCTGGTCAATTTCCTGCGGACCCGCACATAAGCGGCCGGTTCTCCCCGCCTCTCCGTGCTAAACTAGAAGCATGTCCTCCTCCTACGATGTCATCATCATCGGTTCCGGGCCCGCGGGCATTTTTGCGGCGCTCGAGCTCGTCAAGAATCCCCGCCTCAAGATCCTGATGATAGAAAAGGGCCGCGACATCAACCAGCGCTCCTGCCCCATGATCGATTCGTCTGTTTCCTGCGTCC
This sequence is a window from Nitrospirota bacterium. Protein-coding genes within it:
- a CDS encoding cytochrome c; this encodes MRLNAKLIILAAVPLMMAAIWMDDQQSYKPYKAPVLSPPAGAVPVTGRETVTQASEPRNPMPATDASVAQGKALFDINCAMCHGQTSAERGPVGKKLVPPPPGLDHDMVKGLSDSTIFKAITFGFGRMPVFQNKLTPQERWDLVNFLRTRT